The Megalops cyprinoides isolate fMegCyp1 chromosome 15, fMegCyp1.pri, whole genome shotgun sequence region CTTAAAAAACAACGCTGACATGGTGGGTGGAATATCTCCAAAGATGCCAGTATCACCCAATCAGACCTTTACTTGATTGACTCATGGCTTTGAACATGACCTCTTCTTCAGGGAGGATCATTTATTTGTAGAGACACCAAAACATCCCAGAAATAAAGAGTACATTAAGCCTGAATAGAACCTAAAAATGTCTGCTGGTCTCTTGTCATGTGAGCGCAGAATAACAGTTCCTCACAAGgcacaacaaaaatatgcaGCTCTTGAAAAGAGGAGCTTTGTCTGGTCAAACGCGTACCAAAAGGTTCAAGTGTCGAGGACGGATTATCGTAATTCGGGCTAGGGGAAAGCCTCCCGATCTGTGCAGACATACAGTTCTCTTTGCCTTCTGATGGCAGTTTGTTATCCCCTTGCCATACCACTCTGCAGTTTCTACTCCTTAAAggtgcacgcatacacacacacagcagatgcaAATTAACGGTGCTTGCATCATCTTCAAAGCCAGTGTCTCAGAACAGGCTTCAGTGTTGGTCGCCGGACCTCCTCGGTGGTTTCGGTGAGTCAGAGCTGAGTCCCTTTTTTTGCCGTCATCTGGGCTTTGTGGGGGGCCTCAGGGCGACCTTTTGTCCCCCGGAGACCTACGgaacatcaaacatcaaacatgaGTCGGCATGGATTCTGTGCCCAGAAGGCCCACCGCTGAGAGCgcaaaagcattaaaaattcCCCCCGACACGTTTGCTGTGTTTGCACAAAAGCATCTATGGTAGCATGTGGTGTTGAGGTTAGCGCACTGGACATGTGGGTTGACTTCCCAGGTGGGATGAAACTGTTTTACCTTTGGGCAGCCTTAACCTCGGCAGACCCCAGAAAGAGAAGCAGTAAAGAGAATGTGTAAAATGACTCCCAAAGTCTGTTTGTGACAATTAACTAATGATTTCTGCAATTTTTTCACTTGGAGTCTGTGCCGGGATTGTGTAAAGAGAGtaattcattcatgtatttattttttttggtgggaAATCCATGGGTTCCACGGGAACTGAAGCCAGTGAACTGAAGACTGACCATTGCTGTGAAAGTACCAAAAGGTGTCAAACTGTAAGTGTTGGACAGATGTGTCCACTGCGTAGTAAGTGACAGTAAGTCACATGTTAATGTAAGAACAGGGTGACCAATTGAAAATATGGAACACACTTGTCCTGGGAGGAATACCATGTGTAATAGAGATGTACCTGAGGTAGTTTCCAGGGTGCTTGTGTTCCTGTTGGCTTTGCAGGGGGTACTGGGGGAGGCAGCTTTGGCTTGTTGCCCTGGAAACAGATACATTGTGCTGTCACTTCTAACACTTTGTAAGTCACCTTGTGGAAGGGCAactgtcaaataaataatgacataatgacaATCCTGATCCAGCTGCAGGATCACAAAGGACCACAGAAAAATCTATAATAAATAtgacatcaaaataaaagaattcTAAGGGAAAAGGTCACTTTCACTATTACTGAAAAGGTGGTATAGGTAAGACTGGGACTGAGTTAAGGTTTACCTGTTTGACATCCAGTGGAGGCAGAGGCTTTGTTGGAGGTTGTGGTTTCGCCTGTCACAAAGCAGCATTTATGCAtactttaaaacacacaaatgaatataAAGGTAAAAACATTTACCCAAATACAAGGATTTAATATTCAATGGATTACCTTCATTAGATTGTGAgggtaaaaatgaacaatgtattatactacaaagaaaaaaaaatctgtttaaaaaataccCTTACATATTACCAGGGTTAGAACATCCTAAGAAAACAGCTTGGAGACACATAATAGTGTGTCTGTATTCTTACCTGTAAATATGCTGGTTTATTTGGAGCAACAGGTGGTGGAATGTTGGGCTTTACAACCTGAGAGAGTGAAATAACCAATGACAATGAATCAGTAAGGACTAATAAGATTAAAAGACTAAAAAGATTAATAGATAATTATGACCACTCATTAGAGGCAAAAGTAATACCTCTGTTATTGTAAACTAATGCTGAGTCTGACAGTGAATTTTACCTGTTCTGAACCTGCAGGAGGTTTCTCTGTTATTTTCATGGGGGGCTATAAGAATAAAAGGGAAAGGAGGCATTAGTATGGTGATGGGGCACTTCTGCTGAACCCCAGCTGACCAGCTAGCTCATTTTTGTGCCCTGATGTGCTCCAACGGGGCAAGCCGTCTCACCTGCGGGGGCGGCCGGCTGGGCAGGACTGTGACGTGCAGTGGGGTGCAGGCCTGGGTGGCGGTTGACTCCACGAAGGTGGGCTCGCTGATCAGGGGTGTCCTAGAGCGGGGCGTGCCCTTCACACCCCCATCCTGGAACAGCGGGTTGGACAGGCCAGGGGAGGCACTCACcttcctgtgagagagagaggggaaaaaaaaccctgaaacccTCAAACGTCACAGATACGAGCCACATCTACAACGTCACTCCAACAAGTGACAAATACAAAACCCAGCAACCTTGGGGTGAATCCAGTTTGTTCCTGCACTCTTTACACTCTTGAGTCTGTTTCTTCTGAGTAAAGTCAAAGACGCAAATGTCTGACGAAGGCACTCTGAGCTGCTATGCATGTTTCTTCTGTatgttatcattttttaatgctttccaATTTGGATgcatcaataaaataaatgttttgtccAACTCTTGGACTGATCTGGTATGAACAAGCTCTTGCATATCACTTGCCATTCAAATTTCCAAATGTCAAGTTTATCCTATACCTGTATTTTtgtgagaggaaagaaaaaggtaCATACGGTTTACTTGGGTACTGTTGTTTCTTCGGTTTCCTGGTGCACAGCAAGGCACCAAAGATGAGCATGAGCAGGACAAGTACGGCCACTGCAGCAGACGCTCCAATGATCACAGCGTTACcctctgcaaaacaaaatggaaccCATAGTCTTCCATCTGTCGCACCATCTCGAATTCTCACACATAAGTCATCCTACAGAGTAAGTGCCACCAAGACTCTAATGGGTAAAAAACACATGGGCAAGGGGGAACTGTGCTGGCGGTTACCACTGatgaataattgtaaatgtgtatacagtataaagGCCCACACATCGATTCACACAGCCAAGACTGGAGGGTAGGATATTCCGAGGCCTACCTGGTGGTAGGTCCGACAGTCTGATGTCGCAGTAGGGTGGCGCCCAGCCTGGTTCGCAGTGACACTCCTTCTCATGGTTACAAACCTGCAATGGTCAGGGCATGGTTAGGGCATGGTCAGGAGGCGGTCAGAAGTGCCAACTCAGTATCACTAAAAGGCCATTAGGATAAATGGCAATGAAAGCACAGATGTGGTCTGCACTCACCCCACGGTTGTTGCATTTTGCAGAGCATTCATCTGTGCCGTAAACTTTGATGTCCTGGCAACGGTTGTTGTAGCACACCTGTGAACGGGGAGAAGAGTGAGCCCTATCTGAAATAACAGCACAATGCCTCAAGCTGAGGGGATGCAGTGTGAAAAGGCACCAACAGGTCTGTTTTGAAAAGAACTGCCATCTGTTTTCACTGTGGTCATTTACCACAAAACCCTGACTACACACTGAAGTCAATCTTAAGATTACTCCAGACTGTTTACAAGTGCCAAGCGCATCCGAAAAAGTACATTCCCTTGATTCCCTTCCAGAAGTGCTTTCTGATGAGCAgataaaaggaaacaaagctCACCTTGTTGTCTCCGCACTTGGTTCCTGTTGGTACCATACCCAGGTCGTCTGAATCAGACATATCCAAAGCGATGTTGCACTGTGCCCGAAACAGGGTTAAGATGGCTTTCTGTCCAGTGATGGGAAACTCATTCCCTCCAGTGCAGAATATCTTGCCACATTTCACatccctgaaaaacagccatttttaatTGACTCTCAGATTGATTCCATTACTCAACCGGCTCCACGGAGTGACCTGTaaagtgtttggtttttttAGTCTTGTGAGGgctatttgtgtgtgcttggtcCAATCAGTCAAACTTGGGTTTCAATTTGGCATGCTTATTATCTTTTTACAAGTTGAATATTCAACCTCCTATCAAATATATACCCTGAATGACTTCAAGGTAAATTACCAATCTGTTCTCAGAGCCTGGTTCACAGGCACCCTTTAACAAgaccaaataaagaaaaataaataagtttcAATAGTATTACAAAAGTACCACCCGTGATTTTCAGATTCTCACGATGTGAAATACTTTTTCTGTTACATAAAAACAGGCAAGTGTATCTATCCTTGAACAAAAAGCCCTATTGTGAAGAAACCATGTGATGCCAAACCAAGAAACAGTCACAGAACAGGAAGGGGAATCACTGGACTTACTCTGGTGCACATTTCTGGTAGCTGTATCTGATCTTTCTGCAGTGGGCATCCTTTGTGCCGTAAGTGTTCTGATAAAAGCATGCATCCATTGCGACTCGTGCACCTAAAAGATAAGAGATGAATACAATGTCACACACCACAACAGGCCCAGCTGTCGCATTAATGTAGCAGTGTTTGGATTGTTCAGTGCTCTCCGTGACAGATATGACCCCTTGGTTAAAGCAACCGTGGAGCTGTACTGAACAAGGTGCTCCTCAGGACAGAACAGCCTGCCCCCTTCCACCttgttttccagaaaaaaaattcacacataaCATGCACATTCACTTAGGAGTTTCTGTTGTGAAATGACCATGTGACGTTGGTTTCAGCAAGGCCCCCTGTCCTCAAATGTCCCAGTTTCCTTTACACTGTGAGTCCTGCCAGGGTGACAGTGGCTGGGGGGAGTTAAGGAGCCTGGCTCTACACAAGAACAGCGTGTCAAATTATGAGACATACATGCTGTCTACATGTCTCTATGTGTCACTTGTTTTCAGGTCTTTCCCTGTGAAGGGGGCAGTTGCCACCCCGCGCGGGGGTGAGGGCTATCAGTTTAGAGTGCCCGAGAAGCATGCAGGAGGGGGGTTTAGGTGTTCTTTATTCGGCAGGTACCTGGTCCCCAGAGCCGCGTGCAGTGTTGCTGGTGTGTGGGGCAGCGCCCGTTGTAGCAGTAACCCTGGTCCCCGTTGCACGGGAACCCGTTCATCTGGAAGGCGTCTTTGGGGCACTCCGCTGACTGTCCCGTGCAGAGCTCGGGGAGGTCGCAGTCACCCACGCTGTCCCGGCACAGGCTTCCCGCTGGTTTCAGCTGgcgaggaagaaaaaaacacggAAACTTAACAGCTGCTCAGACAAGGCAAATCGTGGACGGGTGACGAATTGTCCAAGAACATGGGTTACATAAGAACACAAGTAGGCTTGCCCCTCTGACCACAGTCTAGACTGAGTGCATCTCGTGCTATGCTAGGCCTCGTCTTAAATATGTCAAGCGATTCTGCTTccacaagtgcacacacacacttagcacACCTGTGTTGAGAGGGCTAAAAGAGCAAGTAGCTGGTACCTGGCAGTTCTGGCAGCACTCTCCCTCAGCGCACTGCGATCCCTCAGTGAGCCTGCAGGTGCTAGCGTTACAGCACGGGTTCTGGCATTCCTGCAACAACCACAACATCAGACCCACCCTCATCACAGATGCATGAACATCCCATTTACATGTTTCAATGACTATATAATGAGatattgccatttttaaaaatacattagtTATGTATCCATGAACTTGGGTGACTTCCTAtacttttaaatattatatacCCATACCCAATACCCATTTATGAATTTTGACATATattgaaacacctgaaataAAGTAGCTTGTTTAGACATTGCCACTGCTAGGATTTGAGCTCGCAGCTCTCAGATACTCTCAGAGTGTAGTGTTCGGATTGGTGTTACTGACCCATAAAGCAAATGTACTAGGCTCTGCTGGAGCAAGCACTGACATAGTATGTAGTCCCTTACCTCCACAGTCCCACAGTCGCACTCTTCTCCGGGCTCCACGAAGGCGTTCCCGCACACGGGACCCCCGTAAATCCTGTCTGCACTGGGCTTGTCCAGCAAGCAGCTGGGGTTGGCCTTCTCCAGGAAGGAGCTCAGTTGAGCTTTGCTACAGCTGCTGAAATCTTCTGGGTAGATATATCTATAAAAAGAATTCCTATTCTCAATAACAAGACATTTTGTCCCTGCCTGTATACTCAATTATCTTATGCTCTTCGCAGTAGCCAATTAGCATTTTCATCATGTCCTTTAGGATCATTCTTTAGGACATGAGGATCTCACCCGACACTGTCGGCCATGATGCAGTTCCTGCTGTAGCCTGACCCCCCGCAGCTGCAGACAGATGTATCATGGGACATGCCCAGGTTGTGCCCCATCTCGTGGGCTATGGTGGACGCCACTCCGATGGGATTCACATTATGGTCCTGTGAAAAACAAGTGCTCTGTTTAGGTCAGCTCTCTCCTCAATTCTCatcacacagcaaaacacatggAAGAAATTAACCTCTTACAGAAAGgtctgtaaatatatacataatataatatgatacaatatacacaatattacaaaataaaaaattcatcATTCTGCTCAAATAACACACTCAGTTCTATCTGTCCAACACTTAAGTTGTTGTGGGTTAAATTAGTTAGTGTGGATTCATTAACCACATTGTGGTCACAGGTATTATGTTGTTTCAGCCACCTGTGGATTTGAACTagtttgtgttgtactgtgaGGAACAGCATGTTTTGATTGGTTCCAGGTAACCATTCATATACAGCTCCACTAATAAGGTAATTTATAGGGTCTCATGTGGGAGGCACCATTTGCAGATCATGTGATGGAACCATAATGGATCCTTAATATAACTGCAGTAATGAGGTACAAACATATACAAGAAAAAGAAGCAGGCAAACCTCATTCACTGCACCAGAGCTTCCAGTACACATAGCAAATTTAGTTGCCAAGCCGACAGTCGAGCCCTCAAAATCGACACCACTAGAGAAAAAAGAACCACAAGCAAAGCAGATTCAGCATGGATATTACCTGCACATTGACAGACTAACATACGTAACACTGTGTGGTAATGAGACATAATAATGAGACACTTCATTCTGAAGAAACATTGCATTGTTGTCTTCCTGACTGCACAGGTAAGTATCACACTAATAGAGAAATGCCATGAAAGATGGCATTCATGACCCTTTTCAACAAAAGGTTTCAGCCAAAAACTTGCCATGACTTTCTGTGAAGTGCTAATGCAACCATATCTATCATGGCATGTACAATTAAACCAAATAGGTAGTCTTCACTGGACAATAATCTATTACTAatcagtgtgtggtgtgtgtcttGCCTTGCCAAGACAGACGTGAATGGGTTACACTGGCAGTGGACTCTTCTACTCACGTGACAAACTGTGCGTTGTCGTGTTTCTTCCTTGCTACAAGGTTGTCCTCACGCCACTTGAGAAATCTAGTGAGGGTTTCATCAGGATTGGTGCTGACATCCATCTTGTCCCTGTCAGACCACACCTCTAACCCTACGAGCATCACACGTATGTTCACAGGCCGATACACCTGGGAAAATCAggagaaaaatcacatttcttcttcttcacaaGTCACCACAAAATGACAAAGGTATGCTCTCAATCATGAACGAGAGATGTctccaaaacacaaatgtgaaagTTACCTCAGTAAACAAATAACATACCTTATCAACATGATTCGCGACTTCCAGCATCCTGGCCTTTATCCTTTCCATATTTTTCCCGTATCTCTTATACTGGAACACATCAGGTAACAAACCAGTTAACATCCAAAATAAGTCCAGACACCACAACTTTGTAGATATTTTTTGTAGATATTAGTCAAAGTAGCAGACGCAGAACTTTGAAGCCATAGGACAAATCAGGAGCATaaatacctaaaaaaaaaacaaaaacatcaaaacaaaaccaggaTATTTACCTCTGCATTGTCAACCACCAAAAACATCTCCACAAATCTTTTCACTCGAGATAGCAGGGGTTTGCTTTTCTGAAAGGAGAGATTCTGGttacaaacaggaaacaatACTGGCGTTTTCTCTCACaaattgtgtttctgggtgTGTTTCAATTGgtgaatgttttctttcccaacacagacaggaagatgGTGACACCTTCAAACACGTTCAGCATGCACACTGTCTTCACTCCCCATGTCAGAGAggtaccacacagcacacaacaaaaGAGGACCAGATTGACCTACACTAACcctttctaaaataaaaaacccaAGACAGCAGATGTTGTTGCTGAAACTTGTTTACTAGTGACCTACATAATTCCACTTTCTCCATGTAATAGTGGAATTGTTAGAATCCTTGGACATGGTTACCTTGGACACGTGTAAATAAGCAATCTCCCAACATTGGAGTAAATAGCCCTGATACCCAAATGCACTATTTTATCGTTCCTGAATTCCTGTGCTCGACAAGACGATACAAACGGGGAGTTCTCAAAGCTCCCATGAGTATGAGGTCTGTTAGAATGCGTTTAGGCGAAGCAAGGATGCATTCCACAGGAGTATAAGCACGGTGGGCGGGGGGTGAGGAAAAGTGTGCATACCCAGCTGCCCAAATCAAACAGCCCAGAGACTCTGGGCCCGTTGTCGTACATGGTTCCATTGGAGTCAGCACAAGTGCTTCTCTTCCTTCTCAAGTGCTCTTGTCTGTAGACCGCATGTTCACCCTCAGCCGACCCAGTGAGAGGCTCAATCAGGTACACCTGCTGCTCTGCCCTCAGAAAACCCCTAcgggaaaggaagaggaaaaattAGACGTATCCTTCCTTTGCCTTGACATTCGTAGGTACCACAAGGAGCTCAATGGACAATTCATAAACGGAACTGTCAGAAAGACCTCAACCCATAACCTTGAATTTCTCTTTCGGTATTATGCAACAGAAACTCTCAGCTACATAGGTTGCCATCAAGAAGAAGCTCATTTTGTTTCCACTTGTGGCATTAACTTTGAAGGTACTGACAGGAAGCAAGTCTGATTAAAAACGGCACTGCTTTAAAGAGGCGTTGAAGAACAGAAGAACTACatccttcatcatcatcacaatcaGAACTCAGGCAAACCTTATCTAGATAAAGGACTTTTACAGTGCGCacattcgtgtgtgtgtgtgtgtgtgtgtgtgtttgtgtgtgtgcatgcctgtgtgcctgtgtgtgtgtgtgtgtgtgtgtgtgtgtgtgtgtgtctgtgggggtggGTAGGTTTACAAGAAAGCTTCGAATGCTCTGCAAGTGAATCACTCCCCTCAAGGCACAATCCGCTGCCCTAAATGCTTCCCTGGCGCTGGGTGCCCATGCAACCCTGCACAGACTGCTTACTTACTGACAGTAGCAGATTTGACTGTCAGTTTCCTACTCCTAGTatctaccagctagcttgtaccttgtctggccaactactgaaacttggtcattcagcacttctattattgtgactccttgtatgacttttgcttgtgttgtactctgcctcaactgtaagtcactttggatgaacatgcctgccaaatgaataaatgtaatgtaatgtaaatgtctaatattattcaaataatgaaaaaagaagaagataGACCCAAGGGGTAAGGACACTACAGATGACTAACGTATTATTTCAGGTCACTGTCAGCTGCAGGCACAAGAAATGGACACAATACATGAGAAATGAGTCCAATGTCCTTAAGTGATAAACTAATGTCAGTTATTGTGCTATGTTTTGTGAGGCTGTAGTgactggaacaaaaaaaaacactgcaagctAGTGCACCTGCTCTGAAGTTACATTTCTGCTCAGAACTACAACTTGATTAAACAAAGCACTCTGCCACTTAATGAGACTTAGTAAGACTTCAGTGAGACTTCCAGCAAGCTCTTTTGTTAGGCAAATGTGCCCACGTGTATCTGGGAATTACTGCTTACACTGTGGGTTAGAAAATTGCCACTTATGTTTCTGTCAGTTATAACACCTAATATCTTACTGCAGGTTAACTCTTAAACTTCACTTCCTTGAAATATTCCCTTCACACTGAAtcatgaatgtaaatatttgagcCCTATATTAAAACCAAGCCATTTATGGTAACGCGATGCATCGATTTGATAGAGGGTGTGCAGTATAtggtaaatataaaatgtggaaGACATCAGAAACCAATTCTCAGTAAAGCAGGATGTGACACCCTCTCCAAGTAAGCTTGAAAGAGGATGCTGAAAccacaatataaaaaaattcAATCCAAAAGTGAAACCTTCCATGAAATACCTCTGACTTAATGCTTAATTGGTTTTATAACATTTACAAACTACATTACAAAAAGGCCTTGCAGCCATATTCTCAGTAGGCAGTCCATCACGTACCTTATCCcagaacacactgcaacactgaCGGAGGAGTCCCCAACGTCTTGGACGTGGCCATGATAATAGCAGTGGTCctacataaaaacaaagaggGGTTTAAATGCAGGTTCCACTGCTCTGTGTAAAAGAAGTAAAGGGACTTGGCTTGTAACCATAAGGTTGTGGAGTTaaatcccaggtgggacactgctgttgtaccgcTGAAGCACTTAACCTAAAGTGCTCTCATTAAATATATTGCTGTGTAAAAGAATACTATACGAGTCAACCTGAATAAACGCATATGCTCAGCAAGTTACTACAAATAATAACTTCTGCATTGTGTTAAAACAgggttgtgtttctgtgtattggCCTTAAGGGAAGGAAGGGAAGAGAATCATACTGATTTATTGACCATGTGATTCGCAGCTTTCAATGCAGGGTTTTGCATGAGCAAGTCCAAAACACATCTGAAGAATTCGCCCGTTACTCCCTGCCCACTCTTCCCAGCTGCTGGCCCAGACTCTCCTTCTGGGCTGCTCGATTTCCTGCCCCTCCTTTCTGACTAGCCTCCCTGCATATACTGCAGTGGACTCAACTGCAGTACAATAAATTCTAATGTAAGAATCAACCACATATAGTGTTCaagaacactgacacaaaatCATCTATACTTACACTGGGGGATTTCACCATTGTTTATAGAACTCCATAAACATTtgacaacaataacaaatgtaGCATGACAccttaactagctagctgggtagctagctaagAAAGGAATCTAGCTGTAGCTGAATAGTTTGCTTGCTCAATCATGATATCATTCTGAGagacttttgtttttgtgattagCCAACCAGCTAAccagcttgctagctggctacccAGCTATATACTGTCATAAAACAGCAGTAACTCCTTTCACTGGCTAATAGTTACAGCCTGtatcagtttaaataaaaactgcactcctggcaTTTTACCACATTATccgcccctcccccaacacTCCTCTTTCCACTATCTTCCTGTCTGTCCAGCCCCATGACAAGGTCCTGCTAATCTCACCTCTGACCCTCCTGCTGTGGGATAGGATACCCACTGCTTTGGGGCCATTGTTGTGGGATATATGTCAGCACTTGCATCCCATGTAACCACTTGATATATTTGAACTTGGCAATTACACTATATGTTGTACTACCCTCAACACAAATCTGTGACTGCCTTTCAAAATGCCATGAATGGGTGCATCTGCCAattaaattaaaggcaaaacCATGGAAGATTCATGCAGACTGCAGCCAAGTGGTGAGGTTTAAATGTACCAGATTCCACAGACATTGCCACAGGCTAGGACTGTGATAAACTCTCCTGCTCACCTCAGAATTTGGCGACGTGGTCACTTCTGTTCCGTTTTCTAAGTAGTATGTCTCGGTGTAAGACTTCCCTATGAGAaacctgaaacaaaaacaatgcaaagtTTACTCTACGATgacaaatatattaatatatacatatgaaaaatgtatataaaaataagtaaaaatatatatgaaaaatcAGTAACCATTAGCAGGCTCACTCATCTCAGTGACATTCTGACTATACATGGATTTGGAGCATTTTTAATCATTGGTGAAAATATCTTACTTGTTTTTCTCAAGATGAACTGTTAAATTCTTTCCTTCTATGGTCAATGCATAGTGAAGTTCTTCAGGATATGtctgcaataataaatacaaaagtCATGGTCATTTTGAATAGGAATCCAGTCTATACAACTAAATGACCCCGTTGCAAAAATAAGTATTTTTGACACACCACCAAAGTCTACCAGATAATTTATAAGCAATGGAAATAAAATTATGAGCATGTAACAACGGCCAACACGCAACAGCGGAATAACGGGTTCCAGTGGCATTCGTCAAATCATGTTTAAGCGACCGAAGGATCCGTTTATGAAAGACAGATGGCTCTAATTTATATCTCCGTAGACTGAACCGCTCAATACCACAGGAAGCTGTGGCCCTAGTGTTCCCATCAACCTCTGTTGTCGTACGCATTTTCCCAAGATCACTACATAAAACAGAAGATGGGTTCGGTTTCTATTTTCAGAAGCAGACCACGAGTCTTGCATTGCAGGAGCTGCGATTCTTCTCAACAGCACAAGTTTAAGGAGCGAGGCATCACGAGCAGAGCGCGAATTATAGAGAAATAAATCCAACTAAACACTACCCGCTATCGGATAAAATCCAAGGTGCGACGAAAAAGGAAAAGGTGAAAATCGGCAAACAAATCAGGATGCCGAGACAAATTATTCTTTCCCCACATGCCTGATGTCTTGACGTATTGAGAAGTTGCACTTTTATGTTGAAAAATCAAATACGACGTTGCTTCTTGGCTGAGGGAGCGTAACAGTGCAGCCTCTAAAATGACTACAGTTGTAATACAAAACGATTTATtagcagatttttaaaaattcatgtttAACTAAGCGAGGACACTGTGTGACAGTCATTGTGAATGTCAGGGTAATACATGGGTGTATCCTCTGCCCAGTGCCGTAACGCACCTGTGCCAAAGACAAGCTCCTCTTCGCTCGAACTTTCAGCATCTGAGGTCGGACAACGTCGTAGTCCTGTACATGAGGTAGCGTCTGCAAACTTCTTACAAAAAGTCCTGAAAAATATTGCCAGATTCGTTCATTTGCAGTATATAATAACAACGAAGTACATTACATCTCATTGACATTacagaacatttcattcatcattAGGCTAACAATTAAAGAGCACGCAGAAGAAAATTACAATGGTTTGTAAATAAATTTCTAACTAATCCATCTCCAAGATAACGCAGATGACTATACTCCAACACGCTGTTATATCCCATAGCTATAATTCAAAATCTACTTACTTCAATACAACGTTGCCGAAATTTACTTTATacgtctcaaaaaaaaaaaaatcttacatt contains the following coding sequences:
- the adam8a gene encoding disintegrin and metalloproteinase domain-containing protein 8a yields the protein MIWGAMSSAGVGPLCFIKSKVNTAIYQEILEYVMLLSADKLYGDADFLFQQNVAPAHSAITTTNWFADHDITVLDWPASSPDLSPLENLWGIVKRKMRNTRPNNTDELKAAIKTTWASITPQQCHRLIASMPRRTDAVIRAKGALTNKGISERRGSGLQVVSPADSRTNSPRERGLFVRSLQTLPHVQDYDVVRPQMLKVRAKRSLSLAQTYPEELHYALTIEGKNLTVHLEKNKFLIGKSYTETYYLENGTEVTTSPNSEDHCYYHGHVQDVGDSSVSVAVCSGIRGFLRAEQQVYLIEPLTGSAEGEHAVYRQEHLRRKRSTCADSNGTMYDNGPRVSGLFDLGSWKSKPLLSRVKRFVEMFLVVDNAEYKRYGKNMERIKARMLEVANHVDKVYRPVNIRVMLVGLEVWSDRDKMDVSTNPDETLTRFLKWREDNLVARKKHDNAQFVTGVDFEGSTVGLATKFAMCTGSSGAVNEDHNVNPIGVASTIAHEMGHNLGMSHDTSVCSCGGSGYSRNCIMADSVGYIYPEDFSSCSKAQLSSFLEKANPSCLLDKPSADRIYGGPVCGNAFVEPGEECDCGTVEECQNPCCNASTCRLTEGSQCAEGECCQNCQLKPAGSLCRDSVGDCDLPELCTGQSAECPKDAFQMNGFPCNGDQGYCYNGRCPTHQQHCTRLWGPGARVAMDACFYQNTYGTKDAHCRKIRYSYQKCAPEDVKCGKIFCTGGNEFPITGQKAILTLFRAQCNIALDMSDSDDLGMVPTGTKCGDNKVCYNNRCQDIKVYGTDECSAKCNNRGVCNHEKECHCEPGWAPPYCDIRLSDLPPEGNAVIIGASAAVAVLVLLMLIFGALLCTRKPKKQQYPSKPKVSASPGLSNPLFQDGGVKGTPRSRTPLISEPTFVESTATQACTPLHVTVLPSRPPPQPPMKITEKPPAGSEQVVKPNIPPPVAPNKPAYLQAKPQPPTKPLPPLDVKQGNKPKLPPPVPPAKPTGTQAPWKLPQVSGGQKVALRPPTKPR